Below is a genomic region from Variovorax sp. J2L1-78.
TGGGCAGCACGTCGAGCGCCGCGATGTGGCGTTCGCAGTCGGGGAACACATGCAGCGCACACTGACGCAGCGCCTGAGCGAGCGGAGCGTGGGCAATGATGAAGATGCTGTTCATGCGGCGCGATGAGTCGGGCATCGATTATGCGGGCCGCCCGAGGAAGTCGAGGAACGATCGGTGACGGCACTCATGGCAGCCGCAGCCCTTCGTCGAAGGTGGCGACCGCATCCGCGGCCGATGGCCGGCCGAGCACCGTGGCCTGGTAGAGCGAGACGCCGCCAGCACGTGTCTGCGCGAACCACCGCAGATGCGCTTGGGCATTGCCGATGCCATCGAGGCGGACGGGCGCCGGTTGCGGCGCGGCGCGCGGCAGCGTGGCGGCGCTTTCGGTGGGCTGCGCATCGGCCAACTGCGCGCGCGTGGCCGCGCGCCAGGCGGTCAGCCAGGCCTCGGCCTGGGCCGCATCCGCGGCACGCGCATGCGCCACGGCGAAGGTCGCACCACCGGCCTCGCAGCCCACCACTTCCACGTCGACCGACGCCGCGCCCAGCGGCAGGGCACGGGTGGCGCGGTCGGGCTTGCAGGGCAGCATGACGACCAGGCCGGCGTCGCCGACCGGCACCTCGCGCCAGTTGAAGGTCGGGCTGCACGCCGCCGAAACGGCAGCGACGAGAAAGGCGGCCGTCAGGCCGGCACGGGAGGGGAGGCGCATCGGGCCGCGATTATCGAGCCGACGGGCCGACCCGGCCGTCGCGCGCGTTCTCAACGGAGGGCGCCGAACACCTTCTGCAGGATCGCACTGCCGCTGCCGACCGGGTCCTGGCGGATCTTGCGTTCTTCCTCGCCGATCACGAGGTACAGACCGTCGAGCGACTTGCCCGTGACATAGCCCTGGAGGTTGGCGTCCTCCTTCTTCACCAGGCCGAAGCCCGCGGCCTTGCCGGCGAACTTGTTGTACTTCTCTGCGAGCTTCACCTTCACGGTGGCAGCGCTCACGATAGGCAGGAAGCGCTCGGTCAACGGCGCGCGCGTCTTCTCGGCGAAGAATTGCGTCACCGAGTTGTCGCCGCCGGTGAGGATGCCCTTCGCATCGGTGACGCTCATGGTTCGCACGGCGTTGATCAGCAGGTCCTTGGCGGCGGGCACCGCCTGCTCGGCGGCGCGGTTCATGGCCGTCACCAGTTCGTCGATGCGGCTGCCCTGGCCCATCATGCGCAGCACTTTCGAGCCGTCCTCCAGGTAGCCGGGCAAGGGAATGCGCACCTTGGGATTGCCGAGGAAGCCGTCCGGCCGGCCCAGAAGGCTCACCGCGACGGTGGCGCCTTTCTCGAGCGCAGCCTTGACGCCGCCCGAGGCATCGGCGGCACTGAGATCGCCGAGCGACAAGGCGTGGGCGCGCTGCGTGGCGAGCAATACCAGAGAGGCCGGCACGGCGAGGCAGGCGGAACTAAAATTGCGGCGTTTCATCGATCATCTCCCATGAAAAAATTCATCCCTGTCGCCGCCCTTGCGATCGCCCTGGCCGCCGGCGCAGGCGTCTACCTGAGCACCGGGGTCTCGGCCGCCCCGGCATCGACCTTCGTCCTGCTCGACGGCAGCAAGAAGACCACCGACGACCTCAAGGGCAAGGTGACGCTGGTGAATTTCTGGGCCACCAGCTGCGTGACCTGCGTGGGCGAGATGCCCAAGGTGATCGCCACCTACGACAAGTACAAGGCACAAGGCTACGACACCTTGGCTGTGGCCATGAGCTACGACCCGCCGAGCTACGTGGTGAACTTCGCCGAAACGCGCAAGCTGCCCTTCAAGGTCGCAATCGACAACACCGGTGCCGTCGCCAAGGCCTGGGGCGATGTGGCACTCACGCCGACGACCTACATCGTCAACAAGCGGGGAGAGATCGTGAAGCGCTACGTGGGCGAGCCCGACTTCGCCGAGCTGCACAAGCTGATCGAGAAGCTGTTGGCCGAGGCCTGAACCGTCCACGGCCATCGAGAAAAGGCACCGCGAGGTGCCTTTTTTGTGTGTCTACCGGCTGTGCGGCGCGGATCAGCGCGCGCGGAAGCTGTCGTGGCACGCCTTGCAGGAGGCGCCGGCCGGTCCGATGGCGGCCTTGATGGCATCCAGGCTGCCGGTCTTGGCGGCGGCGGCCAACTTGACCATCTCGCCCTGCGCCTTGCCGGCCAGGTCCTGGAACTTCGCCTGCTCGGTCCAGACTTCCGGGCGCGCCTTGCCGCCCTCGGTGCCGGGGCCGAACGCCGGCCACGGCTGCTTGATGAGTTCAGCCACACGAGCGGCACTCTCGTCGGCCACCTTGGCGTTGAAGGCGTCGCGGCCGGACGCCATGTCGGCGACCCGCTTGAAGTTCTGCTGCAGTTCCTTCAAGGTGGCCTGACGGAACTTGATCGCGTCCTCGGGCTTGTCGAACTTCTGCGGCTGGGCCAGGGCAGGCAGCGCCGAGACGGCAAGCGTCACGGCACATGCGAGGGTGGCAAGGCGAATCATGGGTTTCCTTTTTTGTATCGTGGGGTGACGCCGCGGCGCGGCGCCGCGGGCAGTTTAGGGGCGCACCATGGGATGAACGCGGGGCGAGGGAATTCCCGCTCGCACGGCGGATTTGCTAATCTGCGCCTTCCGCAGCCCTTCATGCCCCGATGACGCCTCCCGCCCCCTCCCCCGCGATGCCGGACCCCGGCATGGCGCGCACGCGCATCTGGGATTTGCCGACTCGGCTGTTCCACGGGCTGCTGGCTGTGACGGTCACCGGGGTCCTGATCACCGGCTGGACCGGCGTGATGGAGTGGCATTTCCGCCTGGGCTATGCGGTGCTGGCGTTGCTGCTGTTCCGGCTCGTGTGGGGCTTCGTCGGTGGACGCTGGTCGCGCTTTGCGGCCTTCGTCCACGGGCCGCGTTCGGTCGTGGCCTATCTGCGGGGCCAGGCGCATCCGGACCATCTCGTCGGCCACACCCCGCTGGGCGCACTCTCGGTCTTCGCGATGCTGGCCATGCTGGCTCTCCAGGTCGCGACCGGCCTCGTGGCCGACGACGCGATCACCTACGCGGGACCATTGGCGCACACCGTGTCGGGGGCGGTGAGCAGCCTCGCGACCGGTTGGCACGCCGAATGGGGCAAGTGGGTCGTGCTCGCGCTCATCGTGCTTCATCTGGCGGCGGTGTTGTACTACGCCGTGGTGCGTCGCCACACGCTCGTGGCGCCGATGATCACGGGCGACAAGTTGTTTCCGTCGGCCACGCCGGTGGCGCCCAGCCGCGACGGTGCCGGCTCGCGCTGGCTAGCCCTGGTCCTGTTTGCCGGTTGCGTGGCCGTGGCGACCTGGATCAGCACCATTCGCCCATGAGCTTCTCGCCCTCCCGCCCCCTCCCGCTGGCTGGCGCGCCCGACATCGTGCTGCTCACGCCGGACGACCCGGCAGCGCTCGCGGCCACGCGATCGATCTTCCTGGAGTACGCGTCGGGACTCGGCATCGACCTGTGCTTCCAGAACTTCGACCACGAACTGGAGAGCCTCCCTGGCGACTATGCCGAGCCTCGAGGTGCGCTTTTGCTGGCCCTGGTCGATGCCGGTGCGCACGAGGCACCCGGCACGCCAGCGCTGACCTTGTCGGACGGCCGGGCCGCCCATGTGGCCGGTTGCTGCGCCTTGCGGCCGCTGGACACCGCCGACTACCCGAATGCCGCGGAGATGAAGCGGCTCTACGTGCGCCCGGGCTTTCGCGGCCTGGGGCTCGGACGCCGCCTGGCCGAATCCATCCTCGATGCGGGACGTGCCGCGGGCTACGCATGCGTCCTGCTGGACACGCTGGACGACATGGAATCCGCGCGGGCGCTCTACGAAGACCTGGGCTTCACCGAGGTGCCGCCCTACTATCACAACCCGATCGCGGGCTCGCACTACCTCAAGGTCGAGCTGTAGCGCGAGCGCGGGCTCAGCCCTTGGCTTGGGCCAGCAGCGTCTCGGCGTTGCTGACCTCGAACTTGCCCGGCGCCTCGACATTGAGGGACGCCACCTTGCCGTCCTTCACCAGCATCGAGTAGCGGTTGCTGCGCAGACCCATGCCGCGGCCGGTGAGGTCGAGCGTCAGGCCGGTCGCCTTGGCGAAGTCGGCGCTGCCGTCGGCCAGCATGCGGACCTTGGTGCCGGTCTTCTGGTCGCGTGCCCAGGCGCCCATCACGAAGGCGTCGTTGACGCTCAGGCACCAGATCTCGTCGACCCCCGCGGCCTTGAAGTCGTCGAAGTGCTGCACGTAGCCGGGCACGTGCTTGGCCGAGCAGGTGGGCGTGAAGGCACCGGGCAGGGCAAACACGGCAATCGTCTTGCCGGCCGCGGCCTTCGTGACATCCACGGCATTCGGCCCGATGCTGCAGCCCTCGCCTTCGACTTCCGAATACTCCATGAGGGTGACCGAGGGGAGGGAATCGCCGACTTTGATCATGATGAGAATGCTCCAGACAAAAAAGAAAACGGCCCACATTGTGGGCCGTTTCCGGGGTGGCTGTGTGCCGAGGGTCAGACCAGGGCGGCCTTCTCGACCAAGCGGGTCACGACCCAGTTCTTGGTCTTCGAGATCGGCCGGCTTTCGGTGATCTCGATGGTGTCGCCCAGGTGGTACTCGCCCTTTTCGTCATGGGCGTGGTACTTGCTGGTCTTCGCCACGATCTTGCCGTAGAGCTCGTGCTTCACACGGCGCTCGACCAGCACGGTCACGGTCTTCTCACGCTTGTCGCTCACGACCTTGCCGATCAAGGTGCGCTTGAGGGATTTTTTAGCTTCCGTCATGTTTGCTCCTTACTTGGCGGCGGTCTCTTGCGACTTCTGCGCAAGAATGGTCTTGGCGCGAGCGATGTCGCGACGTGTCACGCGCAGCGTCGAGGTGTTCGACAGCTGTTGCGTGGCCTTCTGCATGCGAAGGCCGAAATGCGCCTTCTGCAGATCCTTGATTTCAGTCTGCAGGCCGGCGACGTCTTTTTCGCGCAGTGCTGCAGCCTTCGACACCTTGACCGGCTTGGCCGCGGCGTCCTTCTTCTTACGTGTTGCCATGAGTGTTCTCTCCTCGATCAGGCGCCGAGCTGGCGCGCGACGAAGGTGGTACGCAGCGGCAGCTTGGCAGCGGCCAGGCGGAATGCTTCGCGGGCGAGTTCTTCGGGCACGCCGACGATCTCGAACACGATCTTGCCGGGCTGGATTTCCGCGACGTAGTACTCGGGGTTGCCCTTGCCGTTACCCATCCGCACTTCGGCCGGCTTGGTCGAAATCGGCTTGTCGGGGAACACGCGGATCCAGATGCGGCCACCGCGCTTCACGTGACGCGAGATCGCGCGACGTGCCGCTTCGAGTTGGCGCGCCGTCAGACGGCCGCGGTCGGTGCATTTCAGGCCGAAGTCGCCGAAGGCGACCGAATTGCCCGTGGTCGCAACACCGGTGTTGCGGCCCTTTTGTTCCTTGCGGAACTTTCTACGTGCAGGTTGCAGCATGTTTTCTTACTCCGTGATGACCCCAGGCGCTTGCGCGCCTGGGAGCGACCGATTACTCGGTCTTGGCACCGTCAGCTGCTGCAGCTGGCGCGGCTTTGCGGACGCGCTTAACGGCGGGTTTCGGGGCGTCTGCACCCGGTGCGGCTGCACCGGTGGCTTCTGCGGGCTTGTCGCTGCCATCGGCCGGCGCGGTGTTGCCACCGATCGGGCCGCGGGCACCGGCGCGGGGGCCAGGACCACGACGGTCCGAACCCGGACGGTCGCCACCCGGACGGCCATCGCGACGCGGACCGCGGGGGCGGCGCTCGTCGTCAGGACGCGGCGTTTCGACGGCCGGCAGATCGTTGCGACCCAGCGTGTCGCCCTTGTAGACCCAGACCTTGACGCCGATGACGCCGTACGTGGTCTTGGCTTCCGAGGTGCCGTAGTCGATGTCGGCGCGCAGCGTGTGAAGCGGCACGCGACCTTCGCGGTACCACTCGCAACGGGCGATTTCGATGCCGTTCAAGCGGCCCGACGACATGATCTTGATGCCCTGGGCACCCAGACGCATGGCGTTCTGCATCGCACGCTTCATGGCACGGCGGAACATGATCCGCTTCTCGAGCTGCTGCGTGATGCTGTCGGCGATCAGCTTGGCATCGATTTCCGGCTTGCGCACTTCTTCGATGTTCACTGCGACCGGCACACCCAGCTGCTTGCCGAGTTCGCGCTTGAGGTTCTCGATGTCTTCACCCTTCTTGCCGATCACGACGCCCGGACGTGCCGAGTAGATCGTGATGCGCGCATTCTTGGCGGGACGCTCGATCATCACGCGGGAAACCGACGCGTTCTTGAGCTTCTTCTTGAGGTACTCGCGCACCTTGATGTCCTCCGCCAGCATGCCGGCGAAGTCCTTGTTGCTGGCATACCAGCGGCTGGACCAGTTACGGCTGACCGCAAGGCGGAAGCCAGTGGGGTGGATT
It encodes:
- a CDS encoding DUF4197 domain-containing protein produces the protein MKRRNFSSACLAVPASLVLLATQRAHALSLGDLSAADASGGVKAALEKGATVAVSLLGRPDGFLGNPKVRIPLPGYLEDGSKVLRMMGQGSRIDELVTAMNRAAEQAVPAAKDLLINAVRTMSVTDAKGILTGGDNSVTQFFAEKTRAPLTERFLPIVSAATVKVKLAEKYNKFAGKAAGFGLVKKEDANLQGYVTGKSLDGLYLVIGEEERKIRQDPVGSGSAILQKVFGALR
- a CDS encoding TlpA disulfide reductase family protein translates to MKKFIPVAALAIALAAGAGVYLSTGVSAAPASTFVLLDGSKKTTDDLKGKVTLVNFWATSCVTCVGEMPKVIATYDKYKAQGYDTLAVAMSYDPPSYVVNFAETRKLPFKVAIDNTGAVAKAWGDVALTPTTYIVNKRGEIVKRYVGEPDFAELHKLIEKLLAEA
- a CDS encoding c-type cytochrome, producing MIRLATLACAVTLAVSALPALAQPQKFDKPEDAIKFRQATLKELQQNFKRVADMASGRDAFNAKVADESAARVAELIKQPWPAFGPGTEGGKARPEVWTEQAKFQDLAGKAQGEMVKLAAAAKTGSLDAIKAAIGPAGASCKACHDSFRAR
- a CDS encoding cytochrome b/b6 domain-containing protein, with the protein product MTPPAPSPAMPDPGMARTRIWDLPTRLFHGLLAVTVTGVLITGWTGVMEWHFRLGYAVLALLLFRLVWGFVGGRWSRFAAFVHGPRSVVAYLRGQAHPDHLVGHTPLGALSVFAMLAMLALQVATGLVADDAITYAGPLAHTVSGAVSSLATGWHAEWGKWVVLALIVLHLAAVLYYAVVRRHTLVAPMITGDKLFPSATPVAPSRDGAGSRWLALVLFAGCVAVATWISTIRP
- a CDS encoding GNAT family N-acetyltransferase; amino-acid sequence: MSFSPSRPLPLAGAPDIVLLTPDDPAALAATRSIFLEYASGLGIDLCFQNFDHELESLPGDYAEPRGALLLALVDAGAHEAPGTPALTLSDGRAAHVAGCCALRPLDTADYPNAAEMKRLYVRPGFRGLGLGRRLAESILDAGRAAGYACVLLDTLDDMESARALYEDLGFTEVPPYYHNPIAGSHYLKVEL
- a CDS encoding peroxiredoxin, whose amino-acid sequence is MIKVGDSLPSVTLMEYSEVEGEGCSIGPNAVDVTKAAAGKTIAVFALPGAFTPTCSAKHVPGYVQHFDDFKAAGVDEIWCLSVNDAFVMGAWARDQKTGTKVRMLADGSADFAKATGLTLDLTGRGMGLRSNRYSMLVKDGKVASLNVEAPGKFEVSNAETLLAQAKG
- the rpsQ gene encoding 30S ribosomal protein S17; its protein translation is MTEAKKSLKRTLIGKVVSDKREKTVTVLVERRVKHELYGKIVAKTSKYHAHDEKGEYHLGDTIEITESRPISKTKNWVVTRLVEKAALV
- the rpmC gene encoding 50S ribosomal protein L29 — its product is MSKAAALREKDVAGLQTEIKDLQKAHFGLRMQKATQQLSNTSTLRVTRRDIARAKTILAQKSQETAAK
- the rplP gene encoding 50S ribosomal protein L16, producing MLQPARRKFRKEQKGRNTGVATTGNSVAFGDFGLKCTDRGRLTARQLEAARRAISRHVKRGGRIWIRVFPDKPISTKPAEVRMGNGKGNPEYYVAEIQPGKIVFEIVGVPEELAREAFRLAAAKLPLRTTFVARQLGA
- the rpsC gene encoding 30S ribosomal protein S3, with amino-acid sequence MGQKIHPTGFRLAVSRNWSSRWYASNKDFAGMLAEDIKVREYLKKKLKNASVSRVMIERPAKNARITIYSARPGVVIGKKGEDIENLKRELGKQLGVPVAVNIEEVRKPEIDAKLIADSITQQLEKRIMFRRAMKRAMQNAMRLGAQGIKIMSSGRLNGIEIARCEWYREGRVPLHTLRADIDYGTSEAKTTYGVIGVKVWVYKGDTLGRNDLPAVETPRPDDERRPRGPRRDGRPGGDRPGSDRRGPGPRAGARGPIGGNTAPADGSDKPAEATGAAAPGADAPKPAVKRVRKAAPAAAADGAKTE